The genomic DNA cttcatgggaggtgtgcaaggaggaaacctttgctttcCAAGAAGAGCATGAAGGCTAGACTGAAGTttaccagagtgaatgtagacaaagaccaggacttctggaataatattctttggacagatgaatctaaatttgaattatttggacaccagaacagaggacatgcttggcgtaaacccaatacagcattccaggaaaagaacctcataccaactgtgaagcatggaggtggaagtgtcatagccaggaactccagactcaccgctgttccagctatagagtctggcgactgttcagcggatcaaattcccagggcggagcaagccacagcaaacagacagcggagtggaccaatcagcgagggGCAGACTTGACGTTTAAAacgacaagaaactctagtgcgaagacgtaaacatacgaggtgagcggagaatggagacctttattcaacatggctagcgagagacagactgttggttttagcgactcaatgtgtttttgatcatttaaaactgaatttaccgcggatagtAACAtagtctcggctctcccgttcgccatctatgTTGTTGTGGCTTCCGACACCCACGAGtggcgttgctcgttaagaacacgtcacgcaaacaaACGGATCTGATTGCACAGACGATTTCGTtcgggctcgagaggccaataaggaacttggtcccagactctatagctggaaaagCAGTGAGTCTGGATTTCCAGGctagaagtgtcatggtttggggatgctttgctacagcaggacctggccagctcaccattgtAGAATCCCCCATGAATTCATCGCGTATCAGAGGCTGCTTAAGGAACatttgagatcatctgtgaaaaaattaaagcttagGCGAAACTGGACGCTGCAATATGACCATGACCCaagacataccagtaaatccaccaaggactagctgaaaaggaagacatggacagtcctggaatggccgagtcaaagcccagaactTAATCCCAATGAGACTTGAaacaggctgtacatgcaagtagggccgctgccagggattttggacCCCATAAAAAGATAcaactttgggccccaccaccagtgcagcgacacacacacacacacacacacacacacacatttagagtatcagctaagtaatttcctgcattctgttgaatctttacacagtaatttgtgcattttctgcactaatttaagatgaaaatatatttatgtaagcatacagcgtatagagcaataatgaacaGACAGATttcatctataagaaatgtactgaacgccatcttttacaatctaaatatacttttattagaaatattctcaaagcaaataccataatgaatgacttagaataaatgttttgttttaacttaactATACTTTTAGTGGACCAAACATACACGCGGACACTGGTGTTTCAACTTAGGTAAAAATTCCAAttaataaagtcacaaaacaaaacaggttAACACAAACCTTGGGCCCAACATAAAAGAGGCTTCAACCAAAAACTGACCTCACCTCCAGACATCTCTGTGGCCGTTTAAATCAGGGCGGACTCAACTAACGACCACCTGAAGGAGGTATGACAAATTAACCAAACATTGTCaacttaataaaacaacaacagatggaaaatatacatatattcaaacaataaataatgtgcatttaaacaaacagtgaaaactttactccaaacaatcataattgaatcaacttaaataaccccccttcagaatggtaggtgccagatcttacacagctgtggtcgttacctcaaattggcaaataaaatctaataagcattcagacaaatattaactaaagtgtgcacccattagaaaatacatgtccaaaaaaatatcacataaataattaactaaatcttgaaacactaaattgtggtggtggtagtggtagccaccacaatactacagtatacattacagtatagactagtatacaactgttttagtatgaagagattgctaagggtttgcctgctgtactcATTAAATGTAAGCAAATaatggagcaaacactagctagcaaacaattacagtatttcattattgAGTAGGCTTAGCCTCATCTGAAAACTCGCCATttccactataggctacagctccgaagcgaggtcccttgttaacaaactaaattcaattgatgacaaactaaattcaagaaattcttgacaaactggattcaagccgattttaaaaaagaaagtttccacaccaactttcaacatctgtaggataccaaaaatgccgtcattatttggaattcatgtctttgaataggtgaatgtcgctcattgaggccagcaaaatcccgtatttcttacgAAGTGAGCTGGGATGTCGCTTCAAAGCTAAAATAACAGggtaattttcagcactacactgacacaagacaccaaccttcctttgtactttgtcacatcctgttggctttttctacccatctcctgttttgctttcttttctttcttcttttgaaaacatttctgcagtaccTCGCTCCACGCACACTccgagtcattgactggtgCAAATGCGCACCGAGGCTCCCggtctgatcgaaggaagggcggaccaaaccatttaatgaaaatacaagGGTTAGGGGGCGgtggctggcaatacatatgctctctgggtgtttactttttgcctgaaacaaaacaagaaaaagaaacccttcgttttattcctattaaaattataatgattaatatttaaatttgcaaacgattacctaatgttctaattttctttgtgtgcCCCCATCAGtgcatgggcccttagaatcagtatCACATTTCACCCTAATACGACGCCCCTGCATGCAAGAAACCTCTCAAACAtcgcacagctgaaagtattctgcgttgaggagtggggcaaacttttttcagaccaatgtcaaagactgatagatggctacaaaaagcatctcactgaagttatttcagccaaagggggtaacactagctattaggtggtagggtgtcctaacattTTCctaagttagaatatgcatttttgttgatatatttggtttaatgagtaaaacaatgttaatttttgttgtttacctgcaattaaatcacttttttttccagagataaagaaaaacaagatcagacattgacgtgtgaacatttcttaagaaagaactgaacatttaatggggtgtcctaaattTTCAcgattgtacagtggggcaaataagtatttagtcaaccaccaattgtgcaagttctcctacttgaaaagattagagatgcctgtaattgtcaacatgggtaaacctcaaccacgagagacagaatgtgggaaaaaaagagaaaatcacattgtttgatttttaaagaatttatttgcaaatcatggtggaaaataagtatttggtcaataccaaaagttcatctcaatactttgttatgtaccctttgttggcaataacggaggccaaacattttctgtaacttttcatttttcgcttggtgtaaagaaatcaactgtgggagcaattattagaaaatggaagacatacaagaccactatttagtcagccaccaattgtgcaagttggcttgaaaagattagagaggcctgtaattgtaaacataggtaaacctcaaccatgagagacagaatgtggaaaaaaaaaactgaaaatcacattgtttgatttttaaagaatttatttccaaatcagagtgggaaataaatatttggtcacctacaaacaagcaagacttccagctgtcaaagaggtctaacgaggctccactcgttacctgtattaatggcacctgttttaactcattatcggtataaaagacacctgtccacaacatcagtcagtcacactccaaacttcactatggccaagaccaaagagctgtcgaaggacactagagacaaaattgtagacctgcaccaggctgggaagactgaatctgcaataggtaaaacgcttggtgtaaagaaatcaactgtgggagcaattattagaaaatggaagacatacaagaccactggtaatctccctcgatctggggctccatgcaagatttcaccccgtggcgtcaaaatgataacaagaacggtgagcaaaaatcccagaaccacatggggggacctagtgaatgacctacagagagctgggaccacactaacaaaggctactatcagtaacacaatgcgccgccagggactcaaatcctgcactgacagatgtgtccccctgctgaagccagtacacgtccagacccgtctgcggttcgctagagagcatttggaggatccagaagaggactgggagaatgtgttatggtcagatgaagccaaaatagaactttttggtaaaaaacacaggttctcgtgtttggaggagaaaaaatactgaattgcatccgaagaacaccatacccactgtgaagcatggggtggaaacatcatgcttttgggctgtttttctgcaaagggaccaggacaactgatctgtgtaaaggaaagaatgaatgggaccatgtatcaagagattgagtgaaaatctccttccatcagcaagggcattgaagatgagacgtggctaggtctttcagcatgacaatgatcccaaacacacagccagggcaacgaaggagtggcttcgtaagaagcatttcaaggtcctggagtggcctagccagtcttcagatctcaaccccatagaaaatctgcggagggagttgaaagtccgtgttgcccaacaacagccccaaaatatcactgctctagaggagatctgcatggaggaatgggccaaaataccagcaacagtgtgtggaaagcttgtgaagagttacagaaaaagtttggcctccgttattcccaacaaagggtacaaaacaaagtattgagatgaacttttggtattgaccaaatacatattttccacaatgatttgcaaatgaattgtttgaaaatcaaacaatgtgattttctggttttttttcccacattctctttcatggttgaggtttacccatgttgacaattacaggcctctctaatattttcaagagggaaaAATTGCACAatgagtggttgactaaatcccCCCTGTGTATATTAATATAAAATCCGACTCATTACTATTGTCACTCCAGATGTCGCTCATACGAGGACTGTTGCGGGACTCGCTGCTGTGTAAGAGCGCTTTCCATCCAGAGACTCTGGTACTTCTGGTGAGTGCTCTACCATCACAACATCTTTATTTGGTTAGCTATTATAATTCATGACATCGCCATTGTTTCATGCCAGGGTGCTGCTGATGATGGGGGTGCTTTTCTGCTGTGGCGCCGGTTTCTTCATCCGTAGAAGGATGTACCCCTCATCTCTGCGAGATGAGCCTAACTTCAATGTGTCTTTCACGAGGCACCCCGTCACCTCTCCAGGTAAGTTGTTTGTTGTTTATATAGTTCATATGACCTCTTGCTCTCATATTTCTTAATGGAATTGTCTTGTGTGTAGTTTCCCAGCAGCCAGGAAGTATGCAAGGCTTCGGCGTGAACGGGATGACGGGCGCGGATCCAACGCTTGCCATGACGCACCCCGGGTACTCGTCACAGCCCGGCTCCACCCACATGTTGCTGGCCTCCTATCCGCCACCCCCGTCTTACTGCAACCACCCGCCGCCGTCCTATGAACAAATTTTCCACAATGACGACAAGAAGTAACATGCAAGCAGAATAAGAAAGAAGTCCGCCATTTGATTGAACTGTTTATGGGAGAACAGTGGAACACAGTTTGTTGTCCTGGGGAAAAgactcttttaaaaaaaaaaaaaaaaaaaggcacagcAGTTCAAATTGAGACCCACACATTCAATTGAATTCACCATatatactttgtttttgttatcattcggTTGGATCAGGTGTATCCAGTCACCAGCTTCCTTTTGCCTCCTAACTGCACAATGTATAATGGCATTGAAATGTATCATGGAATAAAAAAGGGGGATagaatttgtgtatttttcaagTATTTTTGACGAATCAAGTTCCGATTTCGGAATGTTTGAAGCAAGGGgcgtagatttggtctcaacattagtagggacgatataactggGGACGGCACATTAATAAGAACAAACAGATTGGTTGAACGgggatcagggctacatttctcacgaatatgaacctaagcaattgataggctaaatgatcaaaaacAAATCGGGATTGACTTGATACTAACTTTAATGTGTATTGGTTTAGGTGATACAGCGTTCGATTCAAGCCTtcgttttcaaaaactattaaCTAGGGTTCAGTATGACACGAGGTCCATGGAGTGCTGCTGGGTGTGCCAAGTACACTTCTGGTGCTCTTCGGTGTGGGGATCAAAAAAGCTAATAATTCAAAAAACCGAGGCAATCAAGAAGTCCAAAAATATAAAGCCTTTATTCAGTCATGGCTtagtacaaattaaaaaatgccGACCTGTTTCGGCCGTGTAGGCCTTCATCAAGACAAACAGTGACTCTGCTTAGACCACCTCTTAAAACTAGTGACCAATTGTAAGTTCCGCATGGCCAGGTGAACTCTCTTTATCTGATTGGGGTCAAATGGCAGGTCAATTAGCAGCAGCAGAGAAAAAAGCATCCTAATAGCAGACCATCACAAGCaggagaaggggaaaaaaaaaaaaaaacacaataaattACATACTAACAAGGACCTTTAAAGATGACATCTCCCAAAAATTTTTTAGGTGTTACAACTTGAAATATCAAAGGCTATAaggcagaaaagcaacaacaataGTAATTCATTGTTTAATTTAAACTAGGTTTTCAAGATAGAAGATCTAACATATCTATCAAGACTGACTATGTTCTCAAAGACTTCTATCAAACTTTTAAATGACTAACGTTTGAATGACTATGTTCTCAAAGACCTCTTTCAAACGTTAGTCATTTAAAAGTTTGATAGAAGTCTTTGAGAACATAGTCAGTCTTGATAGATATGTTAGATCTTCTATCTTGAAAAGCTAGTTTAAATTAAACAatgaattattattgttgttgcttttctgcctTATAGCCTTTGATATTTCAAGTTGTAACACCTAAAAAATTTTGGGGAGATGTCATCTTTAAAGTCCTTGTTAGTATGTaatttattgtgtatttttttcccccccttctccTACTTGTGATGGTCTGCTATTAGGATGCTTTTTTTCTCTGCTGCTGCTAATTGACCTGCCCTTTGACCCCAATCAGGTGAAGAGAGTTCACCTGGCCATGCGGCACTACAATTGG from Corythoichthys intestinalis isolate RoL2023-P3 chromosome 20, ASM3026506v1, whole genome shotgun sequence includes the following:
- the vopp1b gene encoding vesicular, overexpressed in cancer, prosurvival protein 1; translation: MRNPRTDLALTFWLFLEAVEAKKYCWYFDGGYPIYFICRSYEDCCGTRCCVRALSIQRLWYFWVLLMMGVLFCCGAGFFIRRRMYPSSLRDEPNFNVSFTRHPVTSPVSQQPGSMQGFGVNGMTGADPTLAMTHPGYSSQPGSTHMLLASYPPPPSYCNHPPPSYEQIFHNDDKK